The following proteins are co-located in the Streptomyces sp. NBC_01198 genome:
- a CDS encoding GH92 family glycosyl hydrolase yields the protein MSAATALLLPVLALAVSPAAHAAANGTAPAGSFSSSFETSDPQPAANAVETDAHGDPVQKNLSGSSPSGLPGSLLGQVGTVTASAENAPGEVAVNLKDGNPSTKWLTFSSTAWAAYQLNKPATVVKYALTSANDSPTRDPKDFILQGSDDGSGWVDLDKRTGVTFSGRFATNTYTVANTTAYQFYRLDVTANSGDPIIQLADWDISDGSTVQPPATPMVTSPGSGPVSGYNMKANAGFTGVASLRYSGGAQTDGESSATNQLFDVNIPVGPKSRLSYKIFPEFTGHDAQYPSTYAAVDLHFTDGTYLSRRSPVDQHGYPLTAAGQGASKVLYADQWNAVASDIGNVAAGKTIDRILLAYDDPQAKAATRFQGWLDDVTVTGTPAPIDASSLTDFVDTRRGTNASGSFSRGNNLPISAVPNGFNFFTPVTDASSDSWEYAYQQSNNAANLPTLQGLAISHEPSPWMGDRDQMSVMPVPAGGSLTGSPSSRALAFSHDDEIARPDLYQVTLKDGLVARMSPTDHGGVMQFTFPAGQATGSLVFFNGTFSIGTDGTYTGWVDNGSGLSAGHTRMFVAGTFDRAPTTSTGTSATFDTSSDPQVTLRIATSFISTDQARKNLDLEVTGRSFDQIHTAATAAWNDRLGRISVAGATQTQQVTLYSNLYRLNLYPNSQSENTGTASAPHWQYASPVSPPTGTTTTGTTGAKLVDGQLYVNNGFWDTYRTVWPAYSLLYPDVAAKIADGFVQQYRDGGWIARWSSPGYADLMTGTSADNALAEAYLNGVKLPDPLAAYDAVVKDATVASGRSEVGRKGIESSLFLGYTPTSTGESVSWALEGFISDYGIGNMGAALAKDPKTPKSERARLKEESAYFLERARDYVNLFDTKTEFFEGRSAAGDFLAGDPLDWGGVYTETDGWNYAFTAQQDGQGLANLYGGKKGLEKKLDQFFATPENADHPGGYGGTIHEMVEAQAVRLGQLGMSNQPSHHIPYMYDYAGAPARTQALVREIMQRLYVGDEIGQGYPGDEDNGESSSWYVLSSLGIYPLQVGSSNWAIGSPQFTRMTVHRSTGDIVVNAPDNTTKNVYVQGVTVNGKAQRSVSIDSSVLAHGGTIDFRMGSKPSSWGTGANDAPPSLTKGSAAPKPLQDTTGPGLGTATADAGQDASKLFDDTSTTQVTFATGTPKITWAYRGGKQTPTTYTLTSGAATGDPADWKLQGSDDGITWTTVDTRSGEVFPWRDQTRPFTIARPGRFAQFRLVVTKTAGGAQTNLAEVELLAGGDVQLGGKTVTVSAAQNPVPATGGVAMSAPLATVTGGTASAYRATIDWGDGSPAQAGVVSASSRGVSRVSGSHTYAKPGYYQASVQATDGTSQGSTTVGVQVSFAPASGLAAAFDTVCVGDDGVLAADCDSVGYGFSRSALADAGVTPGTSHDVPGTALHFTIPAAGAGAPDDATGNGSTIALDLPDDAKSISFIGTGTEGNQSTTGTAKFSDGSTADIPIQLSDWTLGGNAAGTPAFGNIVVAKSAYRLHGASKDSAQPFLFATTPYQIPEGRKLVSVTLPTQTGDPSSVGRIHVFAIADDGTPAPALTTTTTQDRTATAGTGLTAELGSVTGGVTDATGYHAQVQWGDGTAPQDVTIGASGAMTAQHTYQQPGTYTVHVTAWDTLSSTTGTFTVTVARQAAHPSITATVDSGGKDGSSVRVSGTGFTPGERVTVKVGTDPAVVVTVTASSGGAVHATADLPRRTRPGRYSVTATGASSRTPATATVQLGDHPAAPPYRTPVVSAGSPKPGGGTA from the coding sequence GTGAGCGCGGCAACAGCACTGCTGTTGCCGGTGCTGGCGCTCGCGGTCTCCCCGGCCGCGCACGCGGCGGCGAACGGCACCGCTCCGGCCGGCAGCTTCAGCTCCTCGTTCGAGACGTCCGACCCGCAACCCGCCGCGAACGCCGTCGAGACCGACGCGCACGGCGACCCGGTGCAGAAGAACCTCAGCGGATCGAGCCCCTCCGGCCTGCCCGGCAGCCTGCTCGGGCAGGTCGGCACGGTGACCGCGAGCGCCGAGAACGCCCCGGGCGAGGTCGCGGTGAACCTCAAGGACGGCAATCCGTCCACCAAGTGGCTCACCTTCAGCTCGACCGCCTGGGCGGCCTACCAGCTGAACAAGCCCGCCACGGTGGTGAAGTACGCGCTGACGTCCGCGAACGACTCGCCCACACGCGACCCGAAGGACTTCATCCTCCAGGGGTCCGACGACGGCAGCGGCTGGGTGGACCTGGACAAGCGGACAGGGGTGACCTTCAGCGGCCGCTTCGCCACCAACACCTACACCGTCGCCAACACGACGGCCTACCAGTTCTACCGGCTCGACGTCACCGCCAACTCCGGTGACCCGATCATCCAGTTGGCGGACTGGGACATCAGCGACGGCTCCACCGTCCAGCCGCCCGCCACCCCGATGGTCACCAGCCCCGGCTCCGGCCCGGTCAGCGGCTACAACATGAAGGCGAACGCCGGCTTCACCGGAGTGGCCTCGCTGCGGTACTCCGGCGGTGCCCAGACCGACGGCGAATCGTCGGCCACCAACCAGCTCTTCGACGTCAACATCCCGGTCGGACCCAAGAGCCGGCTGTCGTACAAGATCTTCCCGGAGTTCACCGGCCACGACGCCCAGTACCCGTCGACGTACGCCGCCGTGGACCTGCACTTCACCGACGGGACCTACCTGAGCCGGCGCTCGCCCGTCGACCAGCACGGCTACCCGCTCACGGCAGCCGGCCAGGGCGCGTCGAAGGTGCTCTACGCCGACCAGTGGAACGCGGTCGCCTCGGACATCGGCAATGTCGCCGCGGGCAAGACGATCGACCGCATCCTGCTCGCCTACGACGACCCGCAGGCCAAGGCCGCGACGCGCTTCCAGGGCTGGCTCGACGACGTCACCGTCACGGGCACCCCGGCGCCGATCGACGCCTCCAGCCTGACCGACTTCGTCGACACCCGTCGCGGGACCAACGCTTCGGGCTCGTTCTCGCGCGGCAACAACCTGCCCATCTCGGCGGTGCCGAACGGCTTCAACTTCTTCACGCCGGTCACCGACGCCTCGTCCGACTCGTGGGAGTACGCCTACCAGCAGTCCAACAACGCCGCGAACCTGCCCACGCTCCAGGGACTCGCGATCTCGCACGAGCCGAGCCCGTGGATGGGTGACCGCGACCAGATGTCGGTCATGCCCGTGCCCGCCGGCGGATCGCTCACCGGGTCGCCGAGCAGCCGGGCTCTCGCCTTCAGCCACGACGACGAGATCGCCCGGCCCGACCTCTACCAGGTCACTCTGAAGGACGGCCTGGTGGCACGGATGTCGCCGACCGACCACGGCGGCGTCATGCAGTTCACCTTCCCCGCGGGGCAGGCCACCGGAAGCCTCGTCTTCTTCAACGGCACCTTCAGCATCGGCACGGACGGTACGTACACCGGCTGGGTCGACAACGGCAGCGGGCTGTCGGCCGGCCACACCCGGATGTTCGTCGCCGGGACCTTCGACCGGGCCCCGACCACCTCCACCGGCACCTCCGCGACCTTCGACACCTCGTCCGACCCGCAGGTCACGCTGCGCATAGCGACGTCGTTCATCTCGACCGACCAGGCGCGCAAGAACCTCGACCTGGAGGTCACCGGACGCAGCTTCGACCAGATCCACACCGCCGCCACCGCGGCCTGGAACGACCGTCTCGGCCGGATCTCGGTGGCCGGCGCCACCCAGACCCAGCAGGTGACGCTGTACTCCAACCTGTACCGGCTGAACCTCTACCCCAACTCGCAGTCGGAGAACACCGGCACCGCGTCCGCGCCGCACTGGCAGTACGCGAGCCCGGTCTCACCGCCGACCGGCACGACGACCACCGGCACCACCGGCGCGAAGCTCGTCGACGGACAGCTCTATGTGAACAACGGCTTCTGGGACACCTACCGCACCGTCTGGCCCGCGTACTCGCTGCTCTACCCCGACGTCGCGGCCAAGATCGCGGACGGCTTCGTGCAGCAGTACCGCGACGGCGGCTGGATCGCCCGCTGGTCGTCTCCGGGATACGCCGACCTGATGACCGGCACCAGCGCGGACAACGCACTGGCGGAGGCCTACCTCAACGGGGTGAAGCTGCCCGACCCGCTCGCCGCCTACGACGCCGTGGTCAAGGACGCGACGGTCGCCTCCGGGCGCAGCGAGGTCGGCCGCAAGGGGATCGAGTCCTCGCTCTTCCTCGGCTACACCCCCACCTCCACGGGGGAGTCGGTGTCCTGGGCGCTCGAAGGCTTCATCAGCGACTACGGCATCGGCAACATGGGCGCGGCCCTGGCGAAGGACCCCAAGACGCCGAAGTCCGAGCGCGCCCGCCTCAAGGAGGAGTCCGCCTACTTCCTGGAGCGCGCCCGCGACTACGTCAACCTCTTCGACACCAAGACCGAGTTCTTCGAAGGACGCAGCGCCGCAGGCGACTTCCTCGCCGGTGATCCGCTCGACTGGGGCGGGGTCTACACCGAGACCGACGGCTGGAACTACGCCTTCACCGCCCAGCAGGACGGCCAGGGCCTGGCCAACCTCTACGGCGGCAAGAAGGGACTGGAGAAGAAGCTCGACCAGTTCTTCGCCACCCCGGAGAACGCCGACCACCCCGGCGGCTACGGCGGCACCATCCACGAGATGGTCGAGGCGCAGGCGGTACGGCTGGGCCAGCTCGGCATGAGCAACCAGCCCTCGCACCACATCCCTTACATGTACGACTACGCCGGCGCGCCCGCCAGGACCCAGGCGCTCGTCCGGGAGATCATGCAGCGGCTCTACGTCGGCGACGAGATCGGCCAGGGCTACCCCGGAGACGAGGACAACGGCGAATCGTCGTCCTGGTACGTCCTCAGCTCGCTCGGCATCTACCCGTTGCAGGTCGGCTCCTCCAACTGGGCCATCGGGTCGCCGCAGTTCACCAGGATGACCGTCCACCGGAGCACCGGCGACATCGTCGTGAACGCCCCGGACAACACCACCAAGAACGTCTACGTCCAGGGCGTGACGGTCAACGGCAAGGCGCAGCGCTCGGTGTCCATCGACTCGTCCGTGCTCGCGCACGGCGGGACGATCGACTTCCGGATGGGCTCGAAGCCGTCGTCGTGGGGGACCGGAGCCAACGACGCCCCGCCGTCCCTGACCAAGGGCTCCGCGGCGCCGAAGCCGCTGCAGGACACCACAGGGCCCGGGCTCGGCACCGCCACCGCGGACGCCGGGCAGGACGCCTCGAAGCTCTTCGACGACACCTCGACGACGCAGGTGACCTTCGCCACCGGCACGCCGAAGATCACCTGGGCGTACCGCGGCGGCAAGCAGACGCCGACGACCTACACCCTCACCTCCGGGGCCGCCACCGGCGACCCGGCTGACTGGAAGCTCCAGGGCTCCGACGACGGGATCACCTGGACCACGGTGGACACCCGCAGCGGCGAGGTGTTCCCCTGGCGCGACCAGACCCGGCCGTTCACCATCGCCAGGCCCGGCCGGTTCGCGCAGTTCCGCCTGGTCGTGACGAAGACCGCGGGAGGCGCGCAGACGAACCTCGCCGAGGTCGAGCTGCTCGCCGGCGGCGACGTCCAGCTCGGTGGCAAGACCGTCACCGTCAGCGCCGCGCAGAACCCGGTGCCCGCGACCGGAGGTGTCGCGATGTCGGCGCCGCTGGCGACGGTCACCGGTGGTACGGCGAGCGCCTACCGGGCCACGATCGACTGGGGCGACGGCTCACCGGCCCAGGCAGGGGTCGTCTCCGCGAGCTCGCGGGGTGTCTCCCGCGTCTCCGGGTCGCACACCTACGCCAAGCCCGGCTACTACCAGGCGAGCGTCCAGGCGACCGACGGCACGAGCCAGGGGTCCACGACGGTCGGCGTCCAGGTGTCCTTCGCGCCGGCTTCCGGCCTCGCCGCCGCGTTCGACACCGTCTGCGTCGGCGACGACGGCGTGCTGGCGGCGGACTGCGACTCGGTGGGATACGGGTTCTCGCGCAGCGCCCTGGCGGACGCCGGGGTGACACCGGGCACGTCCCACGACGTCCCCGGCACAGCACTGCACTTCACGATCCCGGCGGCGGGCGCGGGCGCGCCGGACGACGCCACCGGCAACGGCAGCACGATCGCGCTCGACCTGCCGGACGACGCGAAGAGCATCTCCTTCATCGGCACCGGAACGGAGGGCAACCAGAGCACGACCGGCACCGCGAAGTTCAGCGACGGCAGCACCGCCGACATCCCGATCCAGCTGAGCGACTGGACGTTGGGCGGCAATGCCGCCGGCACGCCGGCCTTCGGCAACATCGTCGTCGCCAAGTCGGCGTACCGGCTGCACGGAGCAAGCAAGGACAGCGCCCAGCCGTTCCTCTTCGCCACGACCCCCTATCAGATCCCGGAGGGCAGGAAACTCGTCTCGGTCACCCTGCCGACCCAGACCGGCGACCCGAGCTCGGTGGGCAGGATCCACGTGTTCGCCATCGCCGACGACGGCACGCCGGCCCCCGCACTGACGACCACCACCACGCAGGATCGGACGGCCACCGCGGGCACCGGTCTGACGGCGGAGCTCGGTTCGGTCACCGGCGGTGTCACCGACGCGACCGGTTACCACGCGCAGGTCCAGTGGGGCGACGGCACCGCCCCCCAGGACGTCACGATCGGCGCTTCCGGCGCGATGACCGCGCAGCACACGTACCAGCAGCCGGGCACGTACACCGTGCACGTCACCGCCTGGGACACGCTGTCGAGCACCACCGGGACGTTCACCGTGACGGTGGCGCGGCAGGCGGCACATCCGTCCATCACCGCCACAGTGGACTCCGGTGGCAAGGACGGGAGTTCGGTCCGCGTCAGCGGCACCGGATTCACCCCGGGGGAGCGGGTGACCGTCAAGGTCGGCACCGACCCTGCCGTCGTCGTCACGGTGACGGCGTCGTCCGGGGGAGCGGTCCACGCGACGGCCGACCTGCCGCGCCGCACGCGGCCGGGGCGGTACTCCGTCACCGCCACCGGTGCGTCCTCGCGGACACCCGCGACCGCCACGGTGCAGCTGGGCGACCACCCGGCAGCGCCGCCGTACCGCACCCCGGTGGTCTCCGCCGGCTCCCCGAAGCCGGGAGGTGGGACAGCCTGA
- a CDS encoding GNAT family N-acetyltransferase gives MQTLAQQVTAARPELVNAETTFGELAWNWGKGHAVEGAGWRRSLWFSGGDLVAWGWARLPYQVPRSDGSVKDVSGASLSYQVHPDHAGLVDEVIDWYDGTASGTEHGVTPSAADEFALRRWAAHGYVSDPTALGDTGSWTQLNQRDLVDVETPLLPDGFRFRTAEEAGPAAVVQAHQDAWAPSTYTALSYQGVRQTAGYRGDLHVLVEAPDGTMASSAIMWLDEANSTVEFEPVGTHPAYRRLGLARAMMLHGLHRARAAGATHATVACLGAPGHPRARGLYYGLGFREISRDAPLVKSAAEG, from the coding sequence ATGCAGACTCTCGCACAGCAGGTCACCGCGGCTCGCCCTGAACTGGTGAACGCCGAGACGACGTTCGGTGAGCTGGCCTGGAACTGGGGCAAGGGGCACGCCGTCGAGGGCGCAGGCTGGCGGCGCAGCCTGTGGTTCTCCGGCGGGGACCTGGTGGCGTGGGGCTGGGCCCGGCTGCCGTACCAAGTACCGCGGAGCGACGGGTCGGTGAAGGACGTCAGCGGCGCCTCGCTGAGCTATCAGGTCCATCCGGACCACGCCGGGCTGGTCGACGAGGTGATCGACTGGTACGACGGGACAGCGTCGGGTACGGAGCACGGGGTGACGCCGAGCGCCGCCGACGAGTTCGCCCTGCGGCGGTGGGCCGCACACGGCTACGTGTCCGACCCGACCGCGCTCGGCGACACCGGGTCCTGGACGCAGCTCAACCAGCGTGACCTCGTCGACGTGGAAACGCCGCTGCTGCCGGACGGATTCCGGTTCCGCACCGCCGAGGAAGCCGGGCCGGCGGCCGTGGTCCAGGCGCATCAGGACGCCTGGGCTCCCTCGACGTACACGGCGCTGAGCTACCAGGGCGTCCGGCAGACGGCCGGCTACCGAGGGGATCTGCACGTCCTGGTGGAGGCGCCGGACGGGACCATGGCGTCCTCGGCGATCATGTGGCTCGACGAGGCGAACAGCACGGTCGAGTTCGAGCCGGTGGGGACGCATCCGGCTTACCGGCGCCTGGGGTTGGCGCGCGCGATGATGCTGCACGGGTTGCATCGGGCGCGGGCCGCCGGGGCCACTCATGCGACGGTCGCCTGCCTGGGCGCGCCCGGGCATCCCCGGGCGCGCGGGCTGTACTACGGCCTGGGATTCCGGGAGATCTCGCGGGACGCGCCGCTCGTCAAGTCCGCCGCTGAGGGCTGA
- a CDS encoding winged helix-turn-helix transcriptional regulator: protein MASRARLEDRECPLSTTVQHVGEWWTLLILHDAFDGYTRFDQFQQSLDISTSMLTARLKTLVADGLLERRPYQTSPVRHEYLLTERGRSLRPVIVALAAWGNQHLAPEERSMILVDAETGEEAEPVVVDAHTGRSLADSDAYVFAAGPAGSTGMRARYAELERQRRTRSAEVPAS, encoded by the coding sequence ATGGCCAGCCGCGCGCGGCTCGAGGATCGCGAATGTCCGCTGTCGACGACGGTGCAGCACGTCGGCGAGTGGTGGACGCTGCTGATCCTCCACGACGCCTTCGACGGCTACACGCGGTTCGACCAGTTCCAGCAGAGCCTCGACATATCCACCAGCATGCTCACCGCCCGGCTGAAGACCCTGGTGGCCGACGGCCTGCTGGAGCGCCGCCCGTACCAGACGAGTCCGGTGCGCCACGAGTATCTGCTCACCGAGCGCGGACGCTCACTGCGGCCGGTGATCGTCGCCCTGGCGGCCTGGGGCAACCAGCACCTCGCCCCCGAGGAGCGCTCCATGATCCTCGTCGACGCCGAGACCGGCGAGGAAGCCGAACCGGTCGTCGTCGACGCGCACACCGGGCGCAGCCTCGCCGACAGCGATGCCTACGTCTTCGCCGCCGGGCCGGCCGGCAGCACCGGGATGCGGGCGCGCTACGCCGAGCTCGAACGGCAGCGGCGCACGCGGTCCGCCGAGGTGCCCGCGTCCTGA
- a CDS encoding nuclear transport factor 2 family protein → MTGTSRPIDTDDLPDVIKRYLEAHTARDASGATRAMTPQATVTDEGRTYRGAPEIEAWLNRATSEYTYTTTLLGAEQAGPDRYTAIQRLEGDFPGGRVDLRFRFTLDQGLIGDLVIAP, encoded by the coding sequence ATGACCGGCACATCGCGCCCCATCGACACCGACGACCTGCCCGACGTCATCAAGCGCTATCTCGAAGCCCACACGGCACGCGACGCCTCCGGGGCCACCCGCGCCATGACCCCGCAGGCGACGGTCACCGACGAGGGCCGGACCTACCGGGGGGCTCCCGAGATCGAGGCGTGGCTCAACCGCGCGACGTCCGAGTACACCTACACCACCACCCTGCTCGGTGCCGAGCAGGCCGGCCCCGACCGGTACACCGCGATCCAGCGGCTGGAAGGCGACTTCCCCGGCGGGAGGGTCGACCTGCGGTTCCGCTTCACCCTCGACCAGGGACTGATCGGCGACCTCGTCATCGCCCCCTGA
- a CDS encoding MFS transporter: MTEGWRKDFRFLWAGETGSLIGTEVNQLAVPLTAVLTLHATPGQLGLLGAVTYVPYLVLGLPAGLLVDRLRRRGVLIVSNLCQAVAIGAVPLLAALDRLTFAWLLTLACAAGTARVFFTIAYRSYLPAIVPAEHLTGANSRLTASESGAQIGGPGLGGLLVQIVGAPFTLIVDAVSYLASAAGVAAVGRREKQAEADRTPLRSRIAEGFRFTFADPYLRAFLGEAASYNICWQLVQTVLVLFAVRELGMRPGTLGLMISIGAVGALLGAVVTGRLAVRIGLGRTLLAAAVIGDLAPLLLPAAHRGVWAAPMFAAAFFVQGFGITACNVHTMTVRQAVTPDRLLGRANAAYLFVAQGVKPLGSLAGGWIGAQAGPRTALLVGTLGLLSTSLFLILSPLGRIRALGSLLPGNSAPAPVP, translated from the coding sequence GTGACAGAGGGCTGGCGCAAAGATTTCCGTTTCCTGTGGGCGGGCGAGACCGGCTCACTGATCGGCACGGAGGTGAACCAGCTCGCGGTGCCGCTGACCGCGGTGCTGACGTTGCACGCCACCCCCGGACAGCTCGGCCTGCTCGGCGCGGTCACCTACGTGCCGTATCTGGTTCTCGGGCTGCCGGCCGGCCTGCTGGTCGACCGCCTGCGGCGGCGCGGCGTGCTGATCGTCTCCAACCTCTGCCAGGCCGTCGCGATCGGCGCCGTCCCGCTGCTCGCCGCACTGGACCGGCTGACCTTCGCCTGGCTCCTGACGCTGGCCTGCGCCGCAGGCACGGCCCGCGTCTTCTTCACCATCGCCTACCGTTCCTACCTGCCGGCGATCGTCCCGGCCGAACACCTCACCGGGGCGAACTCGCGGCTGACCGCCAGCGAGTCGGGTGCGCAGATCGGCGGCCCCGGTCTGGGCGGTCTCCTGGTGCAGATCGTCGGGGCGCCCTTCACCCTCATCGTCGACGCCGTGTCCTACCTGGCGTCGGCGGCGGGCGTGGCCGCGGTAGGCCGCCGGGAGAAGCAGGCCGAGGCGGACCGGACGCCGCTGCGTTCGCGGATCGCCGAGGGCTTCCGATTCACCTTCGCCGACCCGTACTTGCGTGCCTTCCTCGGCGAAGCGGCCAGTTACAACATCTGCTGGCAGCTGGTGCAGACCGTCCTGGTGCTCTTCGCCGTCCGCGAGTTGGGCATGCGCCCCGGGACCCTGGGGTTGATGATCTCGATCGGGGCGGTGGGAGCGCTGCTCGGCGCGGTGGTCACCGGCCGGCTCGCGGTCCGTATCGGCCTGGGCCGCACGCTGCTCGCCGCCGCGGTCATCGGCGATCTCGCGCCGCTCCTGCTGCCGGCCGCCCATCGCGGCGTCTGGGCCGCGCCGATGTTCGCCGCCGCGTTCTTCGTCCAGGGGTTCGGTATCACCGCCTGCAACGTCCACACCATGACCGTGCGGCAGGCCGTCACTCCGGACCGGCTGCTCGGTCGCGCCAACGCGGCCTATCTGTTCGTGGCCCAGGGTGTCAAACCGCTCGGCTCGCTGGCCGGCGGCTGGATCGGCGCCCAGGCAGGACCGAGGACGGCCCTGCTCGTCGGCACCCTCGGGCTGCTCAGCACCAGCCTGTTCCTGATCCTCTCCCCGCTGGGCAGGATCCGCGCGCTCGGCAGCCTGCTCCCCGGCAACTCCGCACCCGCTCCGGTGCCTTGA
- a CDS encoding SDR family NAD(P)-dependent oxidoreductase — translation MKTWFITGGSPGGFGMAYANTALEIGDNVVLTARRPQLLGEWADRHGDRVLVLPLDVTDTGQIRDAVAAAEGRFGGIDVLVNNAGRGWYGSVEGAPEADVRRSFELNFFSVVEVLRAVLPGMRARSGGWVVTMSSVAGLRATPGFGYYSAAKYAVEGLTEALRQEVAPFGVKVLAVEPGAFRTGAYAGFEGEPVTETVDAYLPFVESVRSSMIEQNGRQAGDPYRGVRAVLAAMEQDPPPHRIVLGAGGHRAVADQLGGMLVELRAQEAASAGADFPPAE, via the coding sequence ATGAAGACCTGGTTCATCACCGGAGGATCCCCCGGCGGCTTCGGCATGGCCTACGCCAACACCGCGCTGGAGATCGGCGACAACGTCGTCCTCACCGCCCGCCGGCCACAGCTGCTCGGCGAATGGGCCGACCGCCACGGCGACCGCGTGCTCGTCCTGCCGCTCGACGTCACCGACACCGGGCAGATCCGGGACGCGGTCGCCGCCGCCGAAGGGCGCTTCGGCGGCATCGACGTGCTGGTGAACAACGCCGGCCGCGGCTGGTACGGCTCCGTGGAGGGCGCCCCGGAGGCCGACGTCCGGCGGTCCTTCGAGCTCAACTTCTTCAGCGTGGTCGAGGTCCTTCGCGCGGTCCTGCCCGGTATGCGCGCACGGAGCGGCGGATGGGTGGTCACCATGTCCTCCGTCGCAGGGCTGAGGGCCACGCCCGGGTTCGGCTACTACAGCGCGGCGAAGTACGCGGTCGAGGGCCTGACCGAGGCGCTGCGCCAGGAAGTGGCGCCCTTCGGCGTCAAGGTGCTCGCCGTCGAGCCCGGCGCCTTCCGCACCGGCGCATACGCCGGCTTCGAGGGCGAGCCGGTCACGGAGACCGTCGACGCCTATCTGCCGTTCGTCGAGTCCGTCCGCTCCTCCATGATCGAGCAGAACGGGCGCCAGGCCGGCGACCCCTACCGCGGAGTGCGGGCCGTCCTCGCCGCCATGGAACAGGACCCGCCTCCCCACCGGATCGTCCTGGGCGCCGGCGGCCACCGAGCCGTCGCGGACCAGCTGGGGGGCATGCTCGTGGAGCTGCGGGCCCAGGAAGCGGCCTCGGCCGGCGCGGACTTCCCGCCGGCGGAGTAG
- a CDS encoding GNAT family N-acetyltransferase: MPARIPLPTTLTGRHVRLEPLAMTHRGDLFAAGGGDEELWRWQGGPAPRTQEELDGKLSMLLDAAGRGEYVPFAVIHRASGRAIGWTTYLDIEVADERLEIGWTWYGRAYWRTAVNTESKLLLLGHAFHDLGMGRVQLKTDHLNLRSQAAIARIGAQREGVLRRHRRRPDGTWRDSVYFSLLVQEWPAAKERLTARMGEFG; this comes from the coding sequence ATGCCTGCTCGCATTCCGCTGCCCACCACACTCACCGGCCGCCACGTACGCCTGGAGCCGCTGGCCATGACGCATCGTGGCGACCTTTTCGCAGCCGGGGGCGGTGACGAGGAGCTGTGGCGGTGGCAGGGCGGGCCCGCGCCGCGGACGCAGGAGGAGCTTGACGGCAAGCTCTCCATGCTGCTGGACGCGGCCGGGCGGGGGGAATACGTCCCCTTCGCCGTCATCCACCGCGCGAGCGGGCGGGCCATCGGCTGGACCACCTACCTGGACATCGAAGTGGCCGACGAGCGGCTGGAGATCGGCTGGACGTGGTACGGCCGGGCGTACTGGCGCACCGCCGTCAACACCGAGTCGAAGCTGCTCCTGCTGGGCCATGCTTTCCACGACCTGGGCATGGGGCGCGTGCAGTTGAAGACCGACCATCTCAATCTCCGCTCGCAGGCGGCCATCGCGCGCATCGGGGCGCAACGCGAGGGCGTCCTGCGCCGCCACCGTCGCCGCCCGGACGGCACGTGGCGGGACTCGGTCTACTTCTCCCTTCTCGTCCAGGAGTGGCCTGCGGCCAAGGAGCGCCTGACCGCCCGCATGGGAGAGTTCGGCTAG
- a CDS encoding DUF6199 family natural product biosynthesis protein, whose product MFIAVMCLFLAVGLVQVVRPQLLWGMNRHLQRGWVKDPDATEPTRRGYAFQRAFGLVFLVVAVWILVTNL is encoded by the coding sequence ATGTTCATCGCCGTCATGTGCCTTTTCCTCGCCGTGGGGCTCGTTCAGGTGGTACGCCCGCAGCTGCTCTGGGGGATGAACCGCCACCTGCAGCGGGGTTGGGTGAAGGACCCCGACGCCACCGAGCCCACCAGGCGGGGTTACGCGTTCCAGCGCGCCTTCGGACTCGTGTTCCTGGTCGTCGCCGTGTGGATCCTGGTGACCAACCTGTGA
- a CDS encoding STAS domain-containing protein — MDPSADPAPPGGPPLSVSCVPGSPSVVTVSGEADLDGTGLLLGAVDRALDHHPHLVFDLAGVTFADSTFLTVLLQTRQTAASKGGSVRLLAPSASVHRLLSLTGALGLFPVISAGQLKHP; from the coding sequence ATGGACCCTTCTGCTGATCCCGCTCCACCGGGCGGACCACCGCTGTCGGTCTCCTGCGTGCCGGGGTCCCCGAGCGTGGTCACGGTGAGCGGGGAGGCCGACCTGGACGGCACCGGCCTGCTGCTGGGAGCGGTGGACCGTGCGCTCGATCACCACCCCCATCTGGTGTTCGACCTGGCCGGAGTGACGTTCGCCGACTCCACCTTCCTCACCGTCCTGCTGCAGACCCGGCAGACCGCCGCGAGCAAGGGCGGCAGCGTCCGCCTGCTGGCACCGAGCGCCAGCGTCCACCGCCTGCTGAGCCTGACCGGAGCGCTCGGCCTGTTCCCGGTGATCAGCGCCGGGCAGCTCAAGCACCCCTGA